CCTGactgttttttttagtttttgttatttttgtttcaattcctttttcagtttttccttCTGCTgtcattttcttgttcttcttcgtccccctctctttctcagtTTCCTTCATGTTTTTGCAGTTTCActaatattttgtttgaatcGAGCTGTAAAATCCGTGGCTGTTTCGTgttcatgtatatataagtatggAGTCTATGAACTGTGGATGCATGGATATGATTATTGATCTTATCGTCTTGTGACTTCTTTACGTTTTTTACTTTGTTCCGTGTTTTGTATtcgcgtatatatatatatatatatatatatatatatatatatatataaaatcttgaAGTCTGTTAGTGTTTTTaacatatgaatatatgaatatgatcTGATTTGAGCCATTGGCACTTACAGTCTTAATTTCTTGACTACTCATGGCtagtttttatgattttatcatatttttctttatgtttacCTGTTAGTGTTGCTTtatcatatgaatatgaagTTGTTTGTTTAGAAATGTATATCAACGACGCCCCCATATCCAAGCTTTTCGAAAGTGATTAACACTTATAACCATACAGGCATCCATACCATACGGGCACTTGCACCTGTACCCATGTGATTGAGCTTCTGTATCTATGGGTCTATTGAAGGGGAATTATACACGGAGAACAATTTTCAATAATAGCCTAAGAATTTCCTTTATCTACAGAAGCCTGCTTTAACTTTCCCAGTATCACGTTTGACTACTCTGCTGACGTCTCAAGTGAAGGCAAAACATCAACACCGCTCAAATAACGTCAAAAATAACCTTTTTCTAATTTAACACAAGACTAACAAACGATACGGATTAGGAAAATGTGCTACGAAAATAACTTCTTTATGAATTTTGTCACATAAAATGAGATGTGATCAAAGATGCAGCAGCATGACAGCATTTCCAAGAAGCTGCTACAATCGTGAGGGAAGTCTAGAAAGGCAGAGAACTTAAGCATACGGATTCTCAATTATGTCATGCAAGCTTATCATATAAATAAACTCGTTGGTTGTTTGTATCATTCAACAACTTGAAGCACGCATATAGACTTGTCAAAATTGTCAATGTACTCACTcataaaagaatatgaaaagcAGAAGATTAAATGAAAGGCTTTTGTAGCTAAGTAGACAACATTCGCACTTCAAAAAAACTGAACATATTGGCGAAATGAATGAGAACTTGATTCATAAACTTAACCGAACGTAAAGGTCCCACTCTCCCTTCAACATTTATTGCTATGACAATGTTTAACGAAAACATTCATAAGTTCCATCTCATTGTCCATGCTCAGTTAGCGGGACCGAACGGGCCGTTCATCTCACAGATGGACGGTGTTCGTGGGGCCGCTACTGGAGGAATTCTTGGGGTGGAAGTTGCCCCGGAGCCCTTCATGCAAGGGAAGTTACACGCGCGACGACACGTTGCTTTCTTCTTCGACACGTAGTTCCTCCCCTCCGTGCCCACCTCGCTTCGATCATTTTGGCAATCGTCCTGTTCCATTCAGAGTTCAGGAAAGCCAGGTGAAGGCTGCTTCTCCTTTCCCTCCTCCTCCCATGGAGCTGGAACACCTCTCAGCCGTTGCCAAGTCCGTCGTTGCTCGATCCTCAGAGtaaagttttcttcttcttcgacctctctctgtctctctcggtTTTTGTTCACCAACCTCAAtaacataaaacaaaaagtatATTTTGGATATCATTGATCATGGAATGCATGGCTGCAGGCCGACTTTTGAACGCGTTAAATTTAATGATAAGTAACATTTATTTGCGTGTCTACCTCTGAGAGGGAGAGATCTATAACTGGGTAAGGTGCCAATCTAGATTTCACATCGTTACGGGCAACTCAGTGATTGACAACAGAAAGGACGTATACTACTCTTTCACTAACCCTGCATATTTTTTGTGGATTAATGCAGGATTCTAGATACCTCTGTGAGTGATTTTGTAGATAGTTTTGAGAAAGGACTAATAAAGGTTGGAACAAATGAGAATGGAAGAAAACTGATTGAGTTCTGCTGCTCAAAGGTTGTCAGTGTTCTATGTCCGTTCATAGATGAGAAGATAAAAGATGGGTATTTCACCAGGCTTACCTTCGATATGATGCTTGCATGGGAGAAGCCTAGTTCCATTGATGAACGCCCTCACATGGTCTGTTCCATTCCCATTCTTAAGTTACTCCTACGGTCTTACCTTGTGAAACAATATGCCTAAAAAAGTTTGCTTTTCAatgatttccttttttcctgttgtgctaaaaaaatggaaagtaGACATAGATATGGTATCTCCCTGTAGCGCGTAGCCGATGTCCTAGTGGCATGATTTTTCGAAGCCGTGGGTCACTCTGGTGATGGGGTATTCTTTTAGTGGGTATTAGCAGCTGAACGGTTCCCTTCTTGTCTTAATTGGTTTAGGAAAGCATAGCAAAGGAGcacgaagagaagaaaatgccaCCAGGAATAGTGGAGCCAGATGAAGATATCCCGCTATTCTACTCGGATTTACTGCCACTGCTTGTAAGTTCCTCTTCTTAGACTTTTGTTATTTGTAATGTAAATGCCCTTAGTTTTTCGAGAAATATGTACAGACAGTGAACTGTGAACGTAGCCGCTATTGATTTTTGTGAATTTGATGAGATGCGTGCTCTGGAGTGTAGGCTAACCTTGACCGTTCACAGGTCGATGAGAAGCTCAATGTTGGTGAGGATGCTTTTGCGTGGCTGAGCTCCGTGCTTCCTCTGGCTGCAGATATTGCAAATGCGCGTTTCGTTTTTGAGACGTTGGCAGCACCAACTGCAAATCGACTTCATTTCCCAGCCTATGATAGATATCTCAGGGAGATAGACAAGTAAGAATTCCATCTCTTTGACATCAGCAGCAAAATCTGTTACTGTTGAACACATCGATAGTGTTATAGGTAGGAGATAAGCAGCCTGCCGAATCGGTATGAAGGTAGTCAATGCCAGTTCTGagcctttttttgtttgtgggctataaaaaatttcatttttgaatcacTAGTTGCAGCAGTTTAATAATCTTCATGCAGCTTTGTATCGAATTTCCAATTTGTTTAGGCCTACCTTTTCTTTAGATAAATATATTAGAACTagcaagtattttttttatttaagacaGGATCAACAGTGAATTGTGGTGTACACATGCAACACCTCCACCGTCCACGCAAAAGCAGCTGAACAGACCCATTACTTGTTTTTGATAGATTGAAATGATTAGTTTGCGATACTTGTAGCCAAGATAAAAAGAAGAGATAAAGGtgaagtgaaaaaaatgcaaactacCTCATGTGCAGGAGCATCAAGAAACTGCCCCAGCAAACAGTACCAAATGGAGCTGAGCTCAGAGATGACGAATTCATCCTGCATGTGGAAGGAACTGCATCGACGCCACGAGTTGTGAGGCACATAGGAGGGACAAGCTGGCCTGGTACGTGGGGAACATCATTGCACATTTAGAGATTGATATGTGAGAAAATGCATCAGACCGTGCATAGAGTTGTAGTTGccagaaaaaaagaatttaaaaaatacaggCAACACTCAGATAGAAATTTGGTTtgattctttttgaaaaatttcttgtGCATCTAAGTTGTGGTCCTCATATAGGGATCTGGCAGTTTGGCTTCCCAAATaagaggaacaaaaaaaattattgcaacCTAACAGTAACTGATTTAGTTGCTGCTAAAACCAATTCATTATCATCGATTAGTGTGTTATGTTGATCATGGTTCTTGACAAAACATGAAAGGCAGGTAAGCTGTAAAAGCAAGTTCATCCATATCAAACGTCCAGTTCAGCAGCTGGATTTAGTTGGATCATATGCTATTTACATATTATAATGTTCTAATCCAATGTTCTCTATTTGATTTTGCAGGACGGCTTACACTAACAAACTATGCTCTTTACTTTGAAGCATCTGCTGCGCTTTCCTATGAAAATGCCTTGAAAATTGACTTGTCAAATTCAGAAGTGGGTCACCAAGTAAAAGCAGCATCTACAGGCCCTTGGGGTGCTCCTATCTTTGACAAAGCTATGGTCTATGAGTCCACTCAGTTGTGAGAAtctatctttctctccctctctctctccctctctcatatgGAGGGCACGTCCATGTCTATGTGGATAATCACGTATCTCTCATGGAGGGGACATTCAAGTCAAGATCTTAAATCAACTGGTGAACAAGCTGCATGAAACAATGCAAGGAGTTCTGCTTCGACTGTGCTAACTTGAAAGCAGAGGAG
This window of the Nymphaea colorata isolate Beijing-Zhang1983 chromosome 2, ASM883128v2, whole genome shotgun sequence genome carries:
- the LOC116247436 gene encoding uncharacterized protein LOC116247436 — encoded protein: MNENLIHKLNRTWTVFVGPLLEEFLGWKLPRSPSCKGSYTRDDTLLSSSTRSSSPPCPPRFDHFGNRPVPFRVQESQVKAASPFPPPPMELEHLSAVAKSVVARSSEILDTSVSDFVDSFEKGLIKVGTNENGRKLIEFCCSKVVSVLCPFIDEKIKDGYFTRLTFDMMLAWEKPSSIDERPHMESIAKEHEEKKMPPGIVEPDEDIPLFYSDLLPLLVDEKLNVGEDAFAWLSSVLPLAADIANARFVFETLAAPTANRLHFPAYDRYLREIDKSIKKLPQQTVPNGAELRDDEFILHVEGTASTPRVVRHIGGTSWPGRLTLTNYALYFEASAALSYENALKIDLSNSEVGHQVKAASTGPWGAPIFDKAMVYESTQLPEALVLEFPELTSSTRRDHWLTLTKEIILLHQFISRYKIEATYQRWETHGRTILGVIRLHAAREMLRICPPPPSNFLIFTLFEELPKGDYVMEELANELKQMTEIGLCSVTSLLKGLNLVHPKVVDMNLGEVFDETVADDGGDEKSPLETKVEQAREEAKDIRIAKTSIEGLKEESIAESLLVTKELLRPLQMFSPWLHEVLEWERPVVTALMISMLMLVVYKEWIGYAVSTCVLLMIGLQLGLRHKGVRDEPDEIIVNLSMDQPMMETVISAQHALNQFHSFMQTTNITLLKIHSLLISKSQKQSNVLMLTMAWMAIMFAVLPFRLVIMASILCCFLAKYEAKRSRSGFIPGSGSIKRRIKEWWDSIPVTPVRTIT